The Daucus carota subsp. sativus chromosome 2, DH1 v3.0, whole genome shotgun sequence genome includes a window with the following:
- the LOC108208240 gene encoding polyadenylate-binding protein 6, which produces MSSSSSPTWTVSLPPNPPPPPPIPLPVIPKITSMMTTVMMPPAITLPDAMKTGASLYVGDLDPEVTQMDLTRLFARVGPLDSVRLCRNRDYPFKSLCYAYVNFIFPCHASEALNALNYYKLKGKSMRIMWCQRDPFTRKNGVANLYVKNLDSSITNAGLHTIFSKYGTILSCKVAEEYGKSKGFGFVQFDSEDAALSAIAALHQTFVEGKQLYVSKFLKKSEREKACEESNFTNLYVNNLSEDVTEDVLRERFSECGSISSVVIMKDSAGISKGYGFVDFNSHEDAKKAMETLNGSVIGSNKLYVGKAQRKAERKDHLVYTNKDLLNYHTQKLKASNLFVKNLNISIDDRKLEQIFGAYGKVTSARVMRHDNGFSKGFGFVNFSTAEDAMTAVDSLNGNVVEGMCLHVTVARCREEYRKNWQDCFALLPQSLYTPNCSVFPSSFLPYSYTAPFLSTAVPASHMNSSQNNTNQYDTSSCTYAAHSYQGSYPTDMPVRQFQQVTTTKKVSTNPHYPGPVAKVTAMHLEKSKSGTQKMFLSHSSLVAEVGKAVKVRDVYAQASTYSGAKPAKFARCLNY; this is translated from the exons atgtcttcatcatcatcaccaaCATGGACGGTGAGCCTACCGCCAAATCCACCACCGCCGCCGCCGATACCTTTACCGGTGATACCGAAGATTACCTCGATGATGACGACTGTTATGATGCCGCCGGCGATAACATTACCGGACGCAATGAAGACAGGTGCTTCGCTGTACGTGGGAGATTTGGACCCGGAGGTGACGCAGATGGATCTCACGCGACTGTTTGCTAGAGTCGGTCCGTTGGACTCTGTTCGTCTCTGTAGAAACAGGGATTATCCTTTCAAATCTCTCTGCTATGCTTATGTCAACTTCATCTTCCCCTGCCACG CTTCTGAAGCTTTGAATGCTCTCAATTACTACAAGTTGAAGGGGAAGTCTATGAGGATAATGTGGTGCCAGAGGGATCCTTTTACAAGAAAGAATGGTGTTGCCAATCTCTATGTCAAGAACCTTGACTCTTCGATCACCAATGCCGGCTTGCACACCATTTTCTCCAaatatggaactatactttctTGCAAGGTGGCTGAGGAATATGGCAAGAGTAAGGGCTTTGGATTCGTGCAATTTGATTCTGAGGATGCCGCTTTGTCTGCTATAGCTGCTCTTCATCAAACATTTGTTGAGGGAAAGCAATT ATATGTGTCCAAGTTCTTAAAGAAGAGCGAGAGGGAGAAAGCATGTGAAGAATCAAATTTCACAAATCTGTATGTGAACAATCTTAGTGAAGACGTTACAGAGGATGTCCTGAGAGAGAGGTTCTCAGAATGTGGGAGCATCTCCAGTGTGGTAATTATGAAGGACAGTGCTGGGATATCAAAAGGATATGGGTTTGTTGATTTCAATTCACATGAAGATGCTAAGAAGGCAATGGAGACTCTGAATGGTTCAGTCATTG GATCAAATAAGCTGTATGTAGGGAAGGCTCAGAGGAAAGCTGAAAGGAAAGATCACTTGGTATATACTAATAAAGATTTGCTTAACTACCACACTCAAAAACTGAAGGCCTCAAATCTATTTGTGAAGAATCTCAATATATCCATCGATGACAGAAAATTAGAACAAATCTTTGGTGCTTATGGAAAGGTGACTTCAGCAAGAGTGATGCGTCATGACAATGGGTTTAGTAAGGGATTTGGATTTGTAAACTTCTCTACTGCGGAAGACGCAATGACAGCGGTTGATTCACTAAATG GAAATGTTGTGGAAGGAATGTGTCTTCATGTGACTGTTGCTCGGTGTCGGGAAGAATACAGAAAGAATTGGCAAGATTGTTTTGCACTCCTTCCCCAGTCTCTTTATACTCCCAATTGCAGTGTTTTTCCTTCTTCATTCCTTCCATACAGCTACACTGCCCCCTTTCTTTCTACTGCTGTCCCTGCATCACACATGAACTCAAGCCAGAATAACACCAATCAGTATGACACATCATCATGTACCTATGCAGCACACAGTTACCAGGGAAGCTATCCCACAGAT ATGCCAGTGAGACAATTTCAACAGGTGACAACTACCAAAAAGGTTTCAACTAACCCGCATTAT CCCGGGCCTGTTGCTAAGGTAACTGCAATGCATCTGGAAAAGAGCAAGTCTGGTACTCAGAAGATGTTTCTCTCACACAGCTCCTTGGTTGCTGAAGTTGGAAAAGCTGTTAAAGTACGAGATGTCTATGCTCAGGCTAGTACCTACAGTGGTGCCAAGCCAGCCAAGTTTGCTCGTTGTTTGAACTACTGA
- the LOC108206973 gene encoding GDSL esterase/lipase APG, whose translation MGKLLFLIIISVCAVVNAQNSTSTTLVPAIITFGDSTVDVGNNDYLPFTIFKANYPPYGRDFKKHKATGRFCNGKLATDITADTLGFTTYPPAYLSPQASGKNLLIGANFASAASGYDEKTALLNHAISLSQQLQYYKEYQAKLAAVAGSKKAASILKEALYLASFGSSDFLQNYYINPLINKIYTPDQYASNLVLSYKSFIRDLHGLGARRIGVTSLPPLGCLPLARTLFGFHEKGCVSKINTVSKDFNKKIKSATSQLQKQFPDLKVAVFDIFKPLYDVISSPSKNGFLVANRGCCGIGKVETTILLCNPKSIGTCKNATQYVFWDSVHPSEAANQILADSLIIEGINLIG comes from the exons ATGGGGAAGCTTCTTTTCTTGATCATAATTTCTGTATGTGCTGTTGTGAATGCCCAAAATTCAACTTCAACCACGCTTGTACCAGCAATCATAACCTTTGGCGACTCGACTGTAGATGTGGGAAACAATGACTATCTTCCTTTTACTATCTTCAAGGCTAACTATCCACCTTACGGCAGGGATTTCAAGAAACACAAAGCTACGGGGAGGTTCTGCAATGGCAAATTAGCCACTGATATTACTG CTGATACTCTTGGATTTACAACTTACCCGCCAGCATATCTAAGCCCGCAAGCATCCGGGAAGAATCTTCTGATCGGTGCCAACTTTGCTTCAGCGGCATCTGGCTATGATGAAAAAACAGCTCTCTTGAAT CATGCTATATCATTGTCACAACAGTTGCAGTACTACAAAGAATATCAAGCTAAACTAGCAGCCGTAGCAGGAAGTAAGAAAGCAGCATCCATACTCAAGGAAGCATTATATCTAGCAAGCTTTGGAAGTAGTGATTTCCTTCAGAACTATTACATTAATCCCTTGATCAACAAAATCTACACTCCTGATCAATACGCTTCTAATCTCGTCCTTTCATATAAAAGCTTCATAAGG GATTTGCATGGGTTGGGAGCGAGGAGAATTGGGGTGACTTCTCTGCCACCGCTTGGATGTCTACCCTTAGCTAGAACTCTGTTCGGATTCCATGAAAAAGGGTGTGTATCTAAGATTAATACCGTTTCAAAGGATTTCAACAAGAAGATAAAGTCAGCTACGTCGCAACTCCAGAAGCAGTTTCCTGACCTCAAAGTTGCAGTCTTTGACATTTTTAAACCCCTCTATGATGTTATTTCTTCTCCATCAAAAAATG GTTTTCTGGTGGCAAACAGGGGTTGTTGTGGAATAGGGAAAGTGGAGACTACTATACTCTTGTGTAATCCCAAGTCAATAGGAACTTGTAAGAATGCGACTCAGTATGTGTTCTGGGACAGTGTACATCCTTCTGAGGCTGCCAATCAGATTCTTGCCGATTCATTGATTATCGAAGGCATCAACCTAATTGGATGA